TCGACCTGGTCCGACCAGAACCAGACCTGATGCAGACCAGAGAGCCTGTCTCCAGCCCCACCAATCCAGGtagagtgcaaaaaaaaaagaaaaattatctaaaaatatcaagaaaatcaCACAACAGACTGAAGATACATGTCTAACGTAATTAGCATAAAAATATgatgtgattttaatgaaaaataactgaatTAATCATAAGTTTATGTTTTATGGAAACACTGTTTTAACATTAAAGATCCATCAAATGTACAAGATTTTAATGTAATGTAAAAACTACACTTCTTTCAATTTCAAACCAGATAACTAGTTTTGCAacagcattttacattttttttaaagatttttttaacataataattgcatttttctgtATCATTCGGCCTGATTATTTGCATTATAACATTGTTCAACCACATTAATAGGTAATTTAACTGGTTTTACATATGAAACATtcttcatttaacatttaaaagccaaaaaaacacatcatgtaAAATTATGGCCAGAAACTGTATTTTGATTATGTAAAGATAGAATATCTTTATGTTATTttacctttgttttgttttactgttgttgTAAGAACAAAGTTTTACAACAGTACACaatacaagttttttttaatttagttttgtttcttacattaaattatattaaaactCCCAAAACTAAAAATCCTGGATGAAACTGCAgcctgtttttaattttaattttccgTTTTGCTCCTTCCAGATTTTCACAGCATGATGCTGAATCCTGAGAGCCACTTTGAGATAAAACCAAGACGAGATCCGTCCGACAGTTTGCCTTCAGAgtacaaccctcctctgccgaGCGGCAGCTTTGGGTCCACAGACTCCTCGTACCATCCTCCAGGCTGCATCCCCACCCCGGTTCTGATCGCCCAGAAGATAGCCGAGAACCAGGCAGGTGGAAATTCTTCCAACTTACTTCCCTCAACGCGTCTCCGCCGTCTCAGTCTGGAGTCTGAAAAACCAGCCGACTACAGCACAGATCCTCCAGCGAAACAGGGACCTCCTACGTCCACGAAGCCGGCACGATTCCCTTCCAATATCAGCGTGATCCTCAGCAACAAAGAGCACCAGAACCAGTCGCTGGCTAACGTGAACATCCACGAGAGACGAGCCCAGATGCTGGCAAACCTGTCGGGTACATCCCACCCTCTGCTGCAGGAAAACTCCCAGCCGGCTGAGGAGCAGAAGCCTCGAAACACTCCGACTCGCAGCATTTCCTTCAGGGACCCGACACCAGGCAAGTCCAGGATGGAGGCGCTGTCGAAGCTGGGTCTGACCAGGAACCGAGCCATGTCCGGCGGGATGTCGCTGCTTGTCTCCCCTGACAGCACCTCATTGGATTCCCTCAACGCTGCAGAGTCCAAACCTACAGAACCGACTGCTTCTCCAACAACCAGGACGCAAGAAGTCAAGACGACAGAAGTCAGGACTCCAGAAGTCAAGACTCCAGAAGTAGTGGCGCCACCTCCAAGCCAGATTCACGTCGACAGAAAACCAGAGATTCTGCGGACGGATTCCTTCAAGAGCCACGAAGAAAGAAGAAACCTCCAACCAAGTCCTTCGCCTCTTGCTGTCACACAAACTAGCTACTTCCCACCTCCTTTGGACCGTAAGCTGTCCATCTCCCCTCCGCCTGAAGTCACCACACCGGAATTCAACAGCTACGGAGGTAAATCCATCGTGGTGAATCCTTCGTTTTCCAGGAATGAACCTCCTGCGACGTCTCCAACCAGCCCTGAACCCAGAACCCTCCCACCAGCGCTGTCCAACCCCACCGAGTTCAACTCCTACGGAGGAAAGTCCAAAGTCTTGACTCCAGCTCCGGCAGCCGTGACCAAGAGCGACCTTCCTGACATCCTCAGCTCCCACATCGACACGACCCAAAGCCTTCCTGCGAAACCGGAGCCCATCGAGCTCAACAGCTATGGAGGAAAGAGTCGAGCCATCAACCCGACCACCGGACCGACCCGACCTCCAGAGACCCCGGTGAAGACCTACAAACCTCCAGCTCCGACTCCGGCTCCACGGCCTCCTCGGCTCTCCTACCACGGAGCTCTGAGTTCCCAAAAAGCAGCGTCTCGAGCTCTTTCTCCAGACCACAAACGGAGATCCAACTCCATGTTCCGTCCTCAAGGCATCACTGTGCAGTTTTCTGGTCGAGGGGCGACGAACGAATCGCGAAGGGAGGCGTTGAGGAAACTGGGGCTGCTCAAAGACTCCTGATGAACTTGTTGAATCTCTGGCATTTACCTGCTGGTGAAGGTGGGGTTGGAGAAAGACCCAATTTTTTGGCATTGTACGAGTCAGTTCTCAGTTTCTGgccttaaaaacaaacaaacagtgcagCTGTAGCACACTGGACACTGTTTCTATGCTGAGTTTCCACGTATACCTCTGCCCAAGACAGTCTGGATGCTACAGAACAGCATCTTCGTCCTCCAAACTTCATCTCAGTGAACTGTGAAGAGTCAATTTTTTAAAGCTGAGATTTGCTTCTTGAAAACCTTTTAGGACAGAAAAGACCAGATGTTCTACATGCATGTCTCTCAATATTTTGTGATTTCTCAAGGTgtctctctaaaaaaaaaaaacacctcacaaATATGTAGTTTAATTTGTTGAAAAAGGCTCGGGGGTTTCCTTCAAAGCAGCTTTTACAAATATGACTCAAATATGAGGAAAACATGAACTTTctggggactattttcagcagtGGATGAATACATAACTGAAACTCTGGAGTTTTACCAAGTTTAGGGATAGTTTAAAATGATGCTCTTTGCAAAAGTCAGATTACAAGTTCTCTTGATGTTTAATCGTAAATTATATGAAATTTTACAACAGAAGTCAACCTGGATCATCAACCCAACACTGCTCACTCTGCAGGACCCGGATTTATGTGGCAGCTAAATTGGGGTAATTTTATTAATTGTATATTTGCCTAATTAAATACataatttaaagattttattgcgtgttttaaccttctgaaccccaaacccCAGTGACTTTTAAACACAACAGAGGGTTTTAGGTGTTCAGCGGGTTAATATCATCACTATTTATCCATTGCTATTATCCATGAGTATGTGCTTAATCAAACTGCCACAAATTATCTGACAAcacattaaattatacaaaataattataataataaacac
This is a stretch of genomic DNA from Acanthochromis polyacanthus isolate Apoly-LR-REF ecotype Palm Island chromosome 1, KAUST_Apoly_ChrSc, whole genome shotgun sequence. It encodes these proteins:
- the LOC110959042 gene encoding proline and serine-rich protein 2 — protein: MDVRLHGNSQLQYGVNGRRSSRPGEDESLQSLSQEEQECLQFFEQTIDSLEESLEEDDRRQARPPEIHEVDRPVASSPRVGFTMSPNLNRPPSPKEQDIIDLVRPEPDLMQTREPVSSPTNPDFHSMMLNPESHFEIKPRRDPSDSLPSEYNPPLPSGSFGSTDSSYHPPGCIPTPVLIAQKIAENQAGGNSSNLLPSTRLRRLSLESEKPADYSTDPPAKQGPPTSTKPARFPSNISVILSNKEHQNQSLANVNIHERRAQMLANLSGTSHPLLQENSQPAEEQKPRNTPTRSISFRDPTPGKSRMEALSKLGLTRNRAMSGGMSLLVSPDSTSLDSLNAAESKPTEPTASPTTRTQEVKTTEVRTPEVKTPEVVAPPPSQIHVDRKPEILRTDSFKSHEERRNLQPSPSPLAVTQTSYFPPPLDRKLSISPPPEVTTPEFNSYGGKSIVVNPSFSRNEPPATSPTSPEPRTLPPALSNPTEFNSYGGKSKVLTPAPAAVTKSDLPDILSSHIDTTQSLPAKPEPIELNSYGGKSRAINPTTGPTRPPETPVKTYKPPAPTPAPRPPRLSYHGALSSQKAASRALSPDHKRRSNSMFRPQGITVQFSGRGATNESRREALRKLGLLKDS